AAGAAAGATCTCGATCTCGATGTGCAAGGGAAATATGTCGTCGTCATCGAAGATATCATCGACACAGGACGGACGCTCCATTTCTTGTGTGATCACATGAAGTTGCATCAACCTGGAGTTCTAAAGGTGTGTACATTGCTTGATAAACCGGCACGTCGTGAAGTAGAACTCGACGCAGACTATGTCGGTTTTGAGATTCCGGATTACTTCGTTGTTGGGTACGGAATCGATTGTGCTGAGGAATACCGCAATTTACCGTATATCGGTTGGGTCGAAACGGATTGAACACGAAAAAAGGAGATTCGTCGCGTGACGAATCTCCTTTTTAATGTACTTCTGAAATTTAGAAAGCACGTTTTTTCTTTTTGCCTTTTTTTTCCTTCGATGACTGTCAGGTGAGGCGCTTTTGAACGATCCCGCAACGGTCTGACTTTATTCGATGCCGGCGCTTTTGAAGACTTGACCGGTTTTTTCTTAAAGTCTGTCCGGCGAACAGAATTCGAAGAGCCATGCATTTTTTTTGATTGAGCGACGGATTTTCGGTACTGAGCGTTCGCACCATTTCCGACGCTTCGATTACGAGTCAGGAACTTAAAGAGTAAGAAGATAATCCCGGCGGTAATCCCGAAGAACAGCAATTGTGAAAACAGACTACTTGGATTGTTGACGAGTTTATATCCGAAGCCGACAAAAGCGAACAGTAACACGACGAGTGCAAATGTAGAACCAATGCGTTGTCTGATCATAATATCACCCCTGTTATCGATTAACCCAGTGCATTCTCATGTAGGTTATGTTCCTGTTTTTCCAACGCTTCAAACGCATAAATCGCAACCTCGATCTGTGAATCATCCGGTTCCTTCGTCGTCAAGTACTGCAACCATAGGCCAGGCAAGGCGATGACGCGAAGTCCTTTAATGTGCTGTGCTTTATTCGTCAGCTGTAACACTTCAAATGAAAGACCGATGACGACCGGTAATAAAGCGATTCGGCAGACGAGACGCAACCAAAGCGGATCCGTTGGCACGATCAGATAGACGAAAAATCCGACGATGACGGTGAAGATCAAGAAACTCGAGCCGCACCGGTAATGAAGCCGACTGCTGACGCGAACGTTCTCGACCGTAAGTGGACGTCCTGACTCGACGCAATTGATGACTTTATGCTCAGCACCATGATATTGGAAAAGTCGTTTAACAAGCGGGGTCAACGAAATCACGTAGAGATAACTGAACAAAAGCGTTAATTTGATTGTTGCTTCAATGACGTTTTGAATGACATGTCCAGACAAGGCTGGAAATACATCGAATAGCGATGCAAGGAAAGCAGGTAGTAACGTAAAGAGTAATTTACCGAAAAAGAATGATAGGATCCCGACGACAGCTACGCCGAGCCATTTCGTCAAAGGACTGGCAGTCGCCTCTTCCGGTTCTTCTTCACCCGGTTTGACACCGTAGCGATCACTTGCGAAGTTCATATGACTTGCGCCATTCGCTGAGGACTCCATCAAAGCAAAGAGACCACGCAAAAGTGGAATTCGTTTTCCTTTGGCGATTCGTGGTCGAACCGGTTTTTGCTGGGCAAACGTCTCGATCGAATCATCATTTCGACGAATCGCGGAGACTGCATGGGTCGCATTTTGGAACATGACGCCTTCGACGATGGCTTGACCACCGACTGGCGGATTAGTCGTTTTCATAATAGAACGCATCCCGTCTTCATTAAAATTAGGTGTATCGTCAGTGTACTTGATTTACGCTAAAAAAACTATGTTCGACTCGTCAAAACGAGGTAATCTTTAGGAGTCGGAAATCGGGTTATGATACAATGAAAAGGAATTCGAGGAGGTGTTTTTTTGCGTGTCTTGATATTAAACGGACCAAACTTGAATTTACTCGGAACACGCGAACCGGATACATATGGAACGGCGACATTAGCCGACTTAGAACACGACCTTCGCGCTTATTTTCCGAACATTCAGTTTCGGTTTGAACAATCGAACCATGAAGGACGACTGATTGATGTTCTTCACGAGGAACGGGGAGCGGACGGCATCGTCTTCAATGCAGCTGCCTATACGCATACGAGTATCGCGTTACGTGACGCGATCGCTGCGATCGAAGCACCCGTCATCGAGGTCCATCTATCGAATGTCCATGCACGTGAATCCTTCCGTCATCATTCGATGATCGCATCCGTCTGTCAAGGCGTCATTGCTGGACTTGGCATGACGGGATATCGTCTGGCAACGGAAGCACTTCAAGCTTTACAACAATCAGAACAAGGGGGAAATCAATCATGAAACAACGGATCGAGGCGTTACAAGCAGCTTTAAAGGAACGGGACCTTCCAGGATTACTCGTCACGAAGGCAGAGAACATTCGTTACATTTCCGGCTTCACGGGTTCAAGTGGTGCATGTCTCGTAACAGAAGAGCAAGCGTACTTCGTGACGGATTTCCGTTACACGGAGCAAGCGGCAGACCAAGTTAAAGGAATGGAGATCGTCCAAATCGAACGGTCGATTCCAGAGACGATGGGCGAATTGATGGCAGGAGCGCGTGTTCGCGCGGTTGGTGTCGAAAAGGATGCGATGACACTCGGTGCTTTTGAAGCGTACGATCAAGCTTCGGCAATCGAGCTTGTTCCGACGACAGGAATCATTGAAAACCTACGCTTGATTAAGGATTCGTCAGAGATTAAGATGATTAAGGAAGCGGTGGAGCTCGCAGACGCGACCTTCCAACACATCTTGACGTACATTCAACCAGGACGAACAGAACTTGAAGTATCAAATGAACTAGAATTCTTCATGCGCAAGCATGGAGCGACGTCTTCTTCTTTCGATACGATCGTGGCGTCAGGCCATCGTTCTGCCTTGCCGCACGGTGTTGCCAGCTCGAAAGTCATTGCGACGGGTGAGCTCGTGACGCTTGATTTCGGAGCGCTCTTGAACGGTTATGTTTCAGATATCACACGGACTGTCGCAGTCGGTCCGATCAATGCCGAATTGCAGAAGATCTACGATACAGTCTTACAAGCGCAACTAGCGGGTGTCGATGGCTTAAAACCAGGTATCACTGGAATCGAAGCGGACGCGTTGACACGTGATATCATCAAAGAAGCAGGTTACGGTGAGTACTTCGGTCACTCGACGGGACACGGTATTGGTCTAGAAGTACATGAAGGACCTGGCTTGTCGTTCCGCTCTGAGACGAAACTTGAACCGGGCATGATCGTTACGGTCGAACCAGGTATCTACGTGCCGCAAGTTGGCGGATGCCGGATTGAAGATGACGTCTTGATCACGGAAACAGGTCGAGAAATTCTTTCGTCTTCACCAAAAGAACTGATCACTCTCTAATTTAGAGTGACGGGACATTTTAGGAGGAACCATTCATGGTATCAGTAAACGATTTAAAAACAGGATTAACGATTAAAACTTCAGACGGTATGATTTGGCAAGTACTTGAATTCCAACATGTTAAACCAGGTAAAGGGGCAGCTTTCGTTCGGACGAAAATGCGTAACATCCGTAACGGAAACATCCAAGAGATGACATTCCGTGGTGGTGAGCGTGTCGAGCGTGCACACATCGAGCGTAACAAGATGCAATACCTTTACCCAATGGGTGAGACTTACGTCTTCATGGACACAGAATCGTATGAGCAATTGGAATTGACGACGGCGCAAGTCGAAGCAGCTCTTCCATACTTGCTTGAAAACATGGAAGTTCAAATCGCGGTTTACAACGGCGAAATCCTAGGTCTTGAATTACCGAACACAGTCGTCATGACGATCGTTGAAGCAGAGCCTGGCGTTAAGGGTGATACAGCTTCGAACGTCAAGAAAAATGCGACAGTGGAGACAGGTCACATCATTCAAGTACCACTCTTCATCGAAGCAGGCGAAAAAGTAACGGTTGATACACGTACAGGTGATTTCACAGGTCGTTACAACGGATAATATTGAAACGACAAGACGTCTCTCACCTTCTATCAGGTCGAGAGACGTCTTTTTTCATCCAGCTTGACTTGCATCCAATGGTATGACCAGTTAATATAAGTATTTGAGTAGGCATTAGCACCTGGTATAATAATTGTGAATACAGCATAGATGGGGGAAGAATGACAGATGAAAATCGATCAGCTGAAACAAGTACTCGAAATGCTCGATCAGTCGAGTGTAAATGAACTCTCACTCGAGACGGATACGTATAAATTAAAGTTGAAGAAACAAGGAGAAACGGTGACGGTCTCGCACCAAGCACCCGCTGCTCCAGTGGCGGCACCTGCTCCTGTGAAGCAAGCAGCGGCACCAGTCGAGGAAGAGGCGACTGCGGATGATACGGTCACGATCAATGCCTTGATGGTCGGAACGTTCTATTCACGTCCGAATCCGGATAAACCGGCATACGTCAAAGTCGGGGATCAGATTGAAGTAGGTCAGATCGTCTGTGTCCTTGAAGCGATGAAACTCTTCAACAACTTAAACTCGGAAGTATCTGGAACGGTCGTCGAGATTCTTGTCGCCGATGGAGATCTCGTTGAATTTGGTCAACCACTCTTCCGGATCCGTCCGTAAACGGGGGGGAACAGCATGGAAAAATTATTGATTGCCAACCGTGGAGAAATCGCCGTCCGCATCATTCGAGCGGCAAAGGAACTTGGAATACAGACCGTTGCTGTCTACTCGACGGCAGATAAGGAAGCCTTACACGTTCGTTTAGCCGATGAGGCGTACTGCATCGGTGAGGCGAGTTCTGCTTCATCCTACTTAAACGTTACGAATATCCTCGCAATCGCAACGAACCGTCAAGTAACGATGATCCACCCGGGTTACGGTTTCCTAGCCGAGAACGTTGATTTTGCTGAGATGTGTGAAGCGTGCGGAATCAAGTTCGTTGGTCCGACGTCGGATGCGATCCGTCAGATGGGGATCAAGGACGTCGCGAAGAAGACGATGATCGAGTGTGGAGTGCCTGTCGTGCCGGGTTCGGATGGAACGGTCACGGACGAAGAAGCGGTCGCACTGGCGCAAGAAATTGGTTATCCAGTCATCATCAAAGCAACAGCCGGTGGTGGAGGTAAAGGGATTCGGGTCGCTCGTTCGGAAGAAGAGCTGATCAACGGGCTAAGTGAGACACGTCGTGAAGCAAAACAAGCTTTCGGAAACGGGGATGTCTATTTAGAACGCTTCATCGAAGAATTCCGCCATGTCGAGGTACAAGTCCTCGCTGACCGACACGGGAATGTCATTCACCTTGGTGAACGGGATTGTACCGTCCAGCGTCGGATGCAAAAACTGATCGAGGAAGCGCCGTCACCTGCGGTCAGTGAAGCGACACGATTGAAGATGGGTGAGGCTGCCGTAAAAGCCGCAAAAGCCGCAAAAGCGATTCAGTACACGGGAGCAGGAACGATCGAATTCATTTTTGTCGAAGAGACCGAAGAATTCTTCTTCATGGAGATGAATACGCGCATTCAAGTCGAACACCCGGTAACGGAAATGATCACTGGGTTCGACCTCGTTCAAGCGCAATTGCAAGTGGCGCTTGATCATCCGCTTGCCGTCAAACAAAAGGATATCAAGTTCCACGGTCATTCGATCGAATGCCGGATCAATGCCGAGGATCCAGACCATGATTTCCGTCCGTCTGCTGGACGTGTCACACAATACGTGACACCAGGCGGAATGGGCGTAC
This region of Exiguobacterium acetylicum DSM 20416 genomic DNA includes:
- the hpt gene encoding hypoxanthine phosphoribosyltransferase; the protein is MEITIKEKLVSESQLKEKVRELAQQIEADAAGRQIVLVVVLKGSMVFAADLMREIKGSVQIDTVACSSYGTKTVSSGRVQLKKDLDLDVQGKYVVVIEDIIDTGRTLHFLCDHMKLHQPGVLKVCTLLDKPARREVELDADYVGFEIPDYFVVGYGIDCAEEYRNLPYIGWVETD
- the efp gene encoding elongation factor P, whose protein sequence is MVSVNDLKTGLTIKTSDGMIWQVLEFQHVKPGKGAAFVRTKMRNIRNGNIQEMTFRGGERVERAHIERNKMQYLYPMGETYVFMDTESYEQLELTTAQVEAALPYLLENMEVQIAVYNGEILGLELPNTVVMTIVEAEPGVKGDTASNVKKNATVETGHIIQVPLFIEAGEKVTVDTRTGDFTGRYNG
- a CDS encoding M24 family metallopeptidase; the protein is MKQRIEALQAALKERDLPGLLVTKAENIRYISGFTGSSGACLVTEEQAYFVTDFRYTEQAADQVKGMEIVQIERSIPETMGELMAGARVRAVGVEKDAMTLGAFEAYDQASAIELVPTTGIIENLRLIKDSSEIKMIKEAVELADATFQHILTYIQPGRTELEVSNELEFFMRKHGATSSSFDTIVASGHRSALPHGVASSKVIATGELVTLDFGALLNGYVSDITRTVAVGPINAELQKIYDTVLQAQLAGVDGLKPGITGIEADALTRDIIKEAGYGEYFGHSTGHGIGLEVHEGPGLSFRSETKLEPGMIVTVEPGIYVPQVGGCRIEDDVLITETGREILSSSPKELITL
- the accB gene encoding acetyl-CoA carboxylase biotin carboxyl carrier protein gives rise to the protein MKIDQLKQVLEMLDQSSVNELSLETDTYKLKLKKQGETVTVSHQAPAAPVAAPAPVKQAAAPVEEEATADDTVTINALMVGTFYSRPNPDKPAYVKVGDQIEVGQIVCVLEAMKLFNNLNSEVSGTVVEILVADGDLVEFGQPLFRIRP
- a CDS encoding SA1362 family protein; translation: MIRQRIGSTFALVVLLFAFVGFGYKLVNNPSSLFSQLLFFGITAGIIFLLFKFLTRNRSVGNGANAQYRKSVAQSKKMHGSSNSVRRTDFKKKPVKSSKAPASNKVRPLRDRSKAPHLTVIEGKKRQKEKTCFLNFRSTLKRRFVTRRISFFRVQSVSTQPIYGKLRYSSAQSIPYPTTK
- the accC gene encoding acetyl-CoA carboxylase biotin carboxylase subunit, which encodes MEKLLIANRGEIAVRIIRAAKELGIQTVAVYSTADKEALHVRLADEAYCIGEASSASSYLNVTNILAIATNRQVTMIHPGYGFLAENVDFAEMCEACGIKFVGPTSDAIRQMGIKDVAKKTMIECGVPVVPGSDGTVTDEEAVALAQEIGYPVIIKATAGGGGKGIRVARSEEELINGLSETRREAKQAFGNGDVYLERFIEEFRHVEVQVLADRHGNVIHLGERDCTVQRRMQKLIEEAPSPAVSEATRLKMGEAAVKAAKAAKAIQYTGAGTIEFIFVEETEEFFFMEMNTRIQVEHPVTEMITGFDLVQAQLQVALDHPLAVKQKDIKFHGHSIECRINAEDPDHDFRPSAGRVTQYVTPGGMGVRIDSAVYPGYMIPPYYDSMVAKLIVHAETREEACAKMERALAEFWIEGVKTTIPFHERVLSHPVFRRGTFTTKFAERELKGTIVN
- a CDS encoding DUF1385 domain-containing protein, whose product is MKTTNPPVGGQAIVEGVMFQNATHAVSAIRRNDDSIETFAQQKPVRPRIAKGKRIPLLRGLFALMESSANGASHMNFASDRYGVKPGEEEPEEATASPLTKWLGVAVVGILSFFFGKLLFTLLPAFLASLFDVFPALSGHVIQNVIEATIKLTLLFSYLYVISLTPLVKRLFQYHGAEHKVINCVESGRPLTVENVRVSSRLHYRCGSSFLIFTVIVGFFVYLIVPTDPLWLRLVCRIALLPVVIGLSFEVLQLTNKAQHIKGLRVIALPGLWLQYLTTKEPDDSQIEVAIYAFEALEKQEHNLHENALG
- the aroQ gene encoding type II 3-dehydroquinate dehydratase; its protein translation is MRVLILNGPNLNLLGTREPDTYGTATLADLEHDLRAYFPNIQFRFEQSNHEGRLIDVLHEERGADGIVFNAAAYTHTSIALRDAIAAIEAPVIEVHLSNVHARESFRHHSMIASVCQGVIAGLGMTGYRLATEALQALQQSEQGGNQS